The Xanthomonas sp. DAR 80977 nucleotide sequence TGATGGCGTCGGCATGAGCGTGTGGGCCATCGGCGACCTGCAGGGTTGCTACGACATCACCCAGCGGCTGCTGGAGAAGATCCGCTTCGACCCGGCGGTGGACCGGCTGTGGTTCTGCGGCGACCTGGTCAACCGCGGCGGGCAATCGCTGGAAACCCTGCGCCTGGTGCATTCGCTGCGCGAACACAGCGTGGTGGTGCTCGGCAACCACGACCTGTCGCTGCTGGCGATCGGCGAACGCAGCCCGGACGAGCAGCGCAAGGTCAATCCGGACCTGCAGCGCATCGTGCTGGCCGAGGACCGCGACGAGCTGCTGACCTGGCTGCGCATGCAGAAACTGCTGCATGCCGACCGCGAACTGGGCTGGATGATGATCCACGCCGGCCTGGCGCCGAAGTGGACCACCACCCTGGCCGAGAAGCATGCGCGCGAGGTCGAGCAGCAGCTGCACGGCAGCGGCTACCGCAAGCTGTTCCGCAACATGTACGGCGACCGCCCGGCCTGGTCGCCGGGGCTGACCGGCTACGACCGCTCGCGCGCGATCATCAACCTGTTCACCCGCGCCCGCTATTGCACCCCGCGCGGGCGCATCGCGATCGAGGAGAAAGGCACGCCGGGCACCCAGGCGCAGGGCCTGTATCCGTGGTTCGAGGTGCCGGGCCGCGCCGAGCGCGACCTGAAGATCGTCTGCGGCCACTGGTCGACGCTGGGCCTGACCATCACCCAGGGCGTGCACGCGATCGACACCGGCGCGGTCTGGGGCGGCAAGCTCACCGCGCTGCGGCTGGACGGCGAAGACCTGCAGGTGGTGCAGGTGCCGGGACGCCCGGTCGAGGGACCGCCGCCGGTGCCGCGCGCACGGCCGCCGCGGCGCCGGCCCGGCCCCGGGCGTGGTGCGGGTGCTGCGGCCGCGGCGCCGCCGTCGCCCGCTCAGGACTGACGGAAGCGCACAGGGCCTGCTAACGCGATAGGAATAGGCCCCAGCGCATTTCTCGATCGCAACGGATGTCACTTGTGGGAGCGACTTCAGTCGCGACAGGGCGTTATCGGGAATGCCTGTCGCGACTGAAGTCGCTCCCACAACACTCCGTCAACTGCAACGTTCGAAAGGCCCCAGGCAACGGCAGCGTCGCGGCGATGCTTGTCAGGCAGGGCCGTCGCCACTGGCATGGCGGCTGATGGCCTCTCGACCCCAGCCACCACCCCGACTGCGCTACGGCGCGCCGCGCCGGCGCCGGTAATCCACGAACTCGAACGCCAGCGCGTGCCTGGCATCGGCCGCGTGCGCCTGCCGCGCCACGACCTCCCACTGCGCCGGATCGAACGCCGGGAAATGCGCATCGGCGCGCTCGACCAGCGTGTCCACGTGGGTCAGGTACAGCATGTCGGCGTGCGGCAAGGCCAGGGCGAAGATGTCGCCGCCGCCGATCACCGACAGTTCTTCCGCCCCGCTCGCCTGCGCCACCGCGATCGCCGCCTGCAGCGACGCGACCGCCTGCATGCCCTCGAAGGGCACCTGTCCCGAGCGCGTCATCACCAGGTTCAGCCGCCCCGGCAGCGCGCGCCCCAGCGATTGCGCGGTCTTGCGCCCCATCAGCACCGGCTTGCCCAGGGTCAGCGCCTTGAAGCGCTTCAGGTCGTCCGGCAGGCGCCACGGCAGGTCGTTGTCGCGACCGATGGCGTTGGCGCGGTCGAGCGCGGCGATCAGGATGAGGCGGGACCCGGGACTCGGGACTCGGGACTCGCCCACATCCGCCTCTGCAGAGACCGCGGCTTGTTCCGAGTCCCCAGTCCCCAGTCCCGCGTCCCGGCGACTCATACCGCCACCGGCGCCTTGATCGCCGGATGCGGCTCGTAGCCCTCGATCGCGATGTCGTCGTAGGTGAAGGCGAACAGATCGGTGACGTCGGGATTCAGGCGCAGCGTCGGCAGCGGCCGCGGCGTGCGCGCCAGCTGCTCGCGCGCCTGCGCGAAATGGTTCGAATACAGGTGCGCGTCGCCCAGCGTGTGCACGAAATCGCCCACGCCCAGGCCGGTGGCCTGCGCCACCATGTGGGTCAGCAGCGCGTAGCTGGCGATGTTGAACGGCACGCCGAGGAAGATATCGCCGCTGCGTTGGTACAGCTGGCAGCTGAGCTTGCCGTCGACCACGTAGAACTGGAACAGGCTGTGGCAGGGCATCAGCGCCATCTGCGGCAGCTCGGCCACGTTCCAGGCGCTGATCACCAGGCGCCGCGAATCCGGGTTGCGCTTGATCTCGTCCACCAGCCATTGCATCTGGTCGATCTCGCGGCCGTCGGCGCCGGTCCAGCGCCGCCATTGCTTGCCGTACACCGGGCCGAGTTCGCCCTGCGCATCGGCCCATTCGTCCCAGATGCTGACCTTGTTGTCCTTGAGGTAGGCGATGTTGGTCTCGCCCTTCAGGAACCACAGCAGCTCGTGCACGATCGAGCGCAGATGCAGCTTCTTGGTGGTCACCAGCGGGAAGCCGGCGTTGAGATCGAAGCGCATCTGCCAGCCGAACACGCTGCGCGTGCCGGTGCCGGTGCGGTCGGATTTCTCCGCACCGTGCTCGAGCACGTGGCGCAACAGGTCCAGGTAGGCCTTCATGCCTTGTTCCCCGCCGCCACCGGCGCCGGTTGCAGCACCGGCGCGCGGCGCGAGCGCCACAGCAGGAACAGGCCGAGCAGGATCAGCGGCGTGCTCAGGATCTGGCCCATGGTCAGCCAATGGAACGCCAGGTAGCCGATCGGCGCGTCGGGCACGCGCACGAACTCCACCGCGAAGCGGAACACGCCGTACAGCAGCGCGAACAGGCCGGACACCGCATAGCGCGCGCGCGGCCGCAGCGAGAACGCCCACAGCGCCACGAACATCACCAGGCCCTCCAGCACCGCTTCGTACAGCTGCGACGGATGCCGCGCGAACCTGTCCAGCGCGCCGCTGGCGTACTGCGCCTGGATCTGCGCCGCGCCCATCAGGCTCTGCATGGCCGGCGCGTCCGCCACGTCCTGCAGCGGCGCGCGCGGGAAGATCACGCCCCAGCCGGCGCCGGTGAACTTGCCCCACAACTCGCCGCCGACGAAATTGCCGACGCGGCCGAACCCCAGCCCCAGCGGCACCAGCGGCGCGACGAAATCCATGGTGTCGAAGAAGTGCAGGCGCGACTTGCGCGACCACCAGGCCGCGGCCACCAGCACGCCGATCAGGCCGCCGTGGAAGCTCATGCCGCCGTCCCACACCTTGAAGATCAGCAGCGGGTTGGCGAGGAAATCGCCCAGCGCGTAGAACGCCATGTAGCCGATGCGCCCGCCGAGCACCACGCCGAGCATCGCGTAGAACAGCAGGTCGGAGAATCCCTCCATGTCCACGCCCGGCAGGCGGCCGGCGCGGATGCGCAGCCGGCCCAGCCACCACGCCGAGGCGAAGGCGGCCAGGTACATCAGCCCATACCAGTGCACCTTCACCGGGCCGAGCGAGAAGGCGATGGGGTCGATCTGGTGGAGATAGGTCATGCGGGAACGTCGGCCGGAGGGCGAGGGTCGCCTATTCTGCCATCGGCGCCGGCCACCGCCGCGGTTGCGATCGACAACATGACGCCCCCCTTCATCTGCCGGCAGGCGCGGAGCGTCTGCCATCGGCACCGGCCACCGCCGCGGTTGCGATCGACAACATGACGCCCCCTTCATCTGCCGGCAGGCGCGGAGCGTCTGCCATCGGCGCCGGCCACCGCCGCGGTTGCGATCGACAACATGACGCCCCCCTTCATCTGCCGGCAGGCGCAAGCGTCTGACACTGGCGCCAGCCCTGCCGTGGTCGCGTTCGCCGCGGGGACGCCCCTCCAGTCATCTGCCGGCAGGCGCGAGCGGCGCCATGCCGTGCCGGCACTCAGTCCAGCAGCTGCGGCATGTTCGGCAGTTCGTCGCGCTCGGGCTGCCCCGGCTGCGCCGGGAAATGCGCGGCCAGCAGCGCCGACACCGCCGCCACCCCGGCGATCACCGCCTGCTCGGGCTGGCCGGCGCGCATGTCGGCTTCGATCAACGCGCAGACCTGGCGCCACTGCGCCGCGTCGACACGCCCCTGCAGGCCGCGATCGGCCACGATCTCGATGCGGTGGTCGGCCAGCAGCAGATAGATCAGCACGCCGTTGTTGGCCTCGGTGTCCCAGGTGCGCAACTGCGCGAACGCCTGCTCGGCGCGCGTGCGCGGCGCCAGGCCGCGCAACACCGCCGCCGGCGCCAGCGCCGATTCGACCGCGAACATCACCTGCCCGCGGTGCGTGCGCTCGCCGTCGGCGATCGCCGCGCCGATGCGCTCCAGGCTGGCGCTCGGGAACAGCCGGTGCGCCGCCGGCGCGAACAGATGACGGAGCAGACGCATCACCAACTCCCCGAGGCTCCACCGCCTCCCGAACTGCCGCCGCCACCGCCCCAGCCGCCACCACCGCCGCCGAAACCGCCGCCGCCTCCGAAACCACCGCCACCGAAACCGCCGAAGCCGCCCCCGAAGCCGCCGCCACCCCATCCCCCGCCGCCGCCGACCGAGCGGCCCGACGAGACGCCCGACAGCAGCCCCAGCACCAGGCCGATCGCGCCGGTCAGCGCAGCGACGAACAGCGACAGGCTCAGCAGCAGGCCCACGCCGCCGCCGGCCAGCGCCGCCAGCCCGGCGCGCAACGGCCGCGGCGCGCGCGCGAACAGCAGCTGCGCGACGAAGGCGGCGAACAGGCCGCCGAAGAAGCCGAGCGGCAGCTTGCCGCCGGAGCGCGCCTCGGCCGCATGCGTGCTCACCGGCGCCGGCAACGGCTCGCCGTCGATCAGCTTGACCAGCATCGCGGTGGCCTCTGCGATGCCGCCGCTGTAGTCGCCGGCGCGGAACCGCGGCACCAGGTACTCCTGGATGATGCGGTTGGCGGTGGCGTCGGGAATCGCGCCTTCCAGGCCGTAGCCGGGCTGGATGCGCACGCGCCGGTCGTCCTTGGCCACCACCAGCAGCACGCCGTCGTCCACGCCCTTGCGGCCGATCTTCCACTGGTCGAACACGCGCTGGGTGTACTGCTCGATCGTCTCCGGCGCGGTGCTGGCGACCACCAGCACCTGCAGCTGGCTGCCCTTGCGCTGCTGCAGCTGCACCGCCTGCTGTTCCAGCTGCAGCCGCTGGGTCGGCTGCAAGGTGCCGGTGGTGTCGACCACCGGCGTGTCCAGCGGCGGGATCGGCGCCTCGCCGGCCGCCTGCGCCCAGGCCAGCAGCGGCAACAGCGCCAGCAGCATCCCGAGCCAGGCATGCCGGCCGCGGCGCGCGGGGCGGTGGCGGGTGGTGGTATCGCGCATTGCGGACTCCTGCCGGCGCGCTCGCGCGGCGGCATCGAAGGGTGGACACCGCAGCGGCGGCGTGGCCCGGGAAGCGGCCGGCCGGCTCACGCCGCCGGCCCGGCTGCACACACCGGCCGCACGCCGCAGCGCGGGCCGGCACGCAGCGGCGCCAGCGTCGGCACCGCCACGCGCTGCAGTGCGCTTACTGCGCCGGCGCCGGCTGCGGCGCCTGCTGCGGCTGCGGCTGCGGCGCGGTCTGCGCCGGCTGGCCGCCGAAGTTCACCGCCGGCGCCTCGGAGATCTGCGCCTCGTTGGCCACGGAGAAGTTCGGCTTTTCCTTGTAGCCGAAGATCTTGGAGGTGATCACCTGCGGAAACGAGCGGATGTAGGTGTTGTAGTCCTGCACCGCCTGGATGTAGCGGCCGCGGGCCACGGTGATGCGGTTCTCGGTGCCTTCCAGCTGCGCCTGCAGGTCGCGGAACGACTGGTCGGACTTGAGGTTGGGATAGTTCTCGGTGACCACCAGCAGCCGCGACAGGGCGCTGGACAGCTGGCCCTGCGCCTGCTGGAACTGCTGCAGCGACGCCGCATCGTCGGCATTGACCTGGACCTGGCCGACCCGCGCGCGGGCGTTGGTCACGTCGGTCAGCACCTGCCGCTCCTGGTCGGCATAGCCCTTGACCGTGTTGACCAGGTTCGGGATCAGGTCGGCGCGGCGCTTGTACTGGTTCAGCACCTCGGACCAGCCGGCCTTGACCGCCTCGTCCTTCTGCTGGATCGCGTTGTAGCCGCAGCCGGACAGCAGCGCCACCACGGCGGCGAGGAACAAGGAACGGGACAACAGGCGCATGGCGCTCTCCGGCATGAAGACAGGGCGCAGCTTGCCACGCGCCCCGTGAAAACGCAGCCGCGGCCGCGTCAGCCGTTCACCACTGGCCGGCGCCGGGCACGTGATGGGCGGCGGCGCGGCGGCGCATCAGCAGGTTCAGCCACTCCACCAGCACCGAGAAGCCCATCGCCGCGTAGATGTAGGGCTTGGGCACGTGCACGTCCAGGCCGTCCAGGATCAGCACCACGCCGATCATCAGGATGAACGCCAGCGCCAGCATCTTCACCGTCGGGTTGGCGTCGATGAAGCGGCCCAGCGGGTTGGCCGCCAGCAGCATCACCGCCACCGCCAGCAGCACCGCCGCGACCATCACCGGGATGTGCTGGGCCATGCCGACCGCGGTGATCACCGAGTCCAGCGAGAACACGATGTCGATCACCGCGATCTGCGCGATCACCATCCAGAACACGCCCGAGGCCTTGCTGGTGGTCGGATCGGCGTCTTCGCCGCCGGTGATCATCTCGCGGATCTCCATCGTGCCCTTCACCAGCAGGAACAGGCCGCCGACGATCAGCACCAGGTCGCGCACCGAGATGCCCATGCCGGCGACGCTGAACAGCTCGCCCTGCATCCGCGCCAGGAACGCCAGCGACACCAGCAGCGCGATGCGGGTCAGGCACGCCACCGCGATGCCGAACTTGCGCGCGGCCGGGCGTTGCGCCTCCGGCAGCTTGCCCACCGCGATGGAGATGAACACCAGGTTGTCGATGCCCAGCACGATTTCCAACGCGCTCAGCGTCAGCAGCGTCAGCCAGGTGTTGGGATCGGCGAGAAACTCGAAAGCCATGGGGGTCGAATCCTTTAACGGTAAAAAAGACGGGGGGACGTCACAGCACGCGCGGCAGCAGGATCAGTCCCCAGCACAGCAGCACATTGGCCAGCATCAGCAGCACCGCGGCCGAACCCATGTCCTTGGCGCGGCCGGCCAGTTCGTGGTGCTCCGGCCCGTAGCGCTCGATCACCGCCTCGATCGCCGAATTGAGCAGTTCCACCGCCAGCACCAGCAGCAGCGAGCCGATCATCAGCGCCTGCTGCACCGGTCCGTCGCCCAGCCACAGCGCCAACGGCGCCAGCAGCACGAACAGGCACACCTCCAGCCGGAACGAGGATTCGTGCAGCCAGGCCGCGCGCAGGCCCTGGTACGACCAGCGCAGCGCCATCAGCATCCGGCGCGGTCCGCGCGGCAGGTGCCCGAATTGGTCGGCCATGGCTCAGGCCCGGCCTGGGGAACGAAGACGCGACGGCGACGGCCGGAAGGGAACGGTCATGGGCGATGGCGAAGCGGGCTAGGCGCCAATTTTGCCACAAGCCCCCACTCGCCGCTGGACTGAACCGCCGCCGGCGGCGGATTTGCCTGCGGCGCACCGCCTGCGGCACCATCGCCGCTCCCTCGCATCCAGGAGGCGCCACCATGCCCCGTTCGCCGCTGCGCGCCGCGCTGCTCGCCACCTGCCTGTTCCTGCTGGGCCTGCAGTCGGCCCTGGCGCTGACCCCGACGCCCGCGCCGAAGATCCCCGAACAGGTCTCCAACCCGGCCTGGGAAGAGGACATGCAGCGCTTCGCCCAGGCCGATGCCGCGCATCCGCCCAAGCCCGGCGGCGTGCTGTTCGTCGGCAGTTCCTCGATCCGCTTCTGGACCTCGCTGGCCAGCGACTTCCCCGGCGTGGACACGCTCAACCGCGGCTTCGGCGGTTCGGAGATCCGCGACAGCACCTGGTACGCCGACCGCGTCGTGGTGCCGTACCGGCCGCGCCTGATCGTGTTCTACGCCGGCGACAACGACCTCAACAGCGGCCGCAGCCCGCAGCAGCTGCGCGACGACTTCCTGGCCTTCGTGGCCAGGGTGCGCCGCGACCTGCCCGGCACCCGCATCGCCTACCTCTCGATCAAGCCCAGCCCGGCGCGCGCGGCGCTGCTGCCGCAGGCCACCGAGGCCAACGCGCTGATCCGCAAGGCCGCCGCCGGGCTGAAGCGGGTGGACTTCATCGACGTGTCCACGCCGATGCTCGGCGCCGACGGGCAGCCGCGCGCCGAGCTGTTCGGGCCGGACCACCTGCACATGAATGCGGCCGGCTATGCGCTGTGGCGCGACATCGTGCGGCCCTATCTGCAGCGCAAGTAGGAAACAGCGCCCGCCCGGCCGCCCGAGCGGCTACCCTTGGCGGGCGTTTTCCGTTGTCCCCCAGCGTGGAGTAGCACAGGATGCCCAGGGCCCTGGTCATCGAAGACGATGAAGTGACCGCCCGCGACATCGTCGCCGAACTCGGCGCGCACGGCTTCACCGCCGTGTGGATCGCCAACGGCCGCGACGGCCTGCAGCACGCGCTGGCCGACGGTTACGACATCATCACCCTGGACCGCATGCTGCCCGGCATGGACGGCATCGACGTGGTCTCCGAACTGCGCAAGCGCGCGGTGGAAACGCCGGTGCTGATGATCAGCGCGCTGTCGGAGGTGGACGAGCGCGTGCGCGGCCTGCGCGCCGGCGGCGACGACTACCTGACCAAGCCGTTCTCGCCCGACGAGCTCGCCGCGCGCGCCGAAGTGCTGCTGCGCCGCCGTCGCAACGCGAGCGCCACGCCGGAAACCCGCCTGCGCGTGGCCGACCTCGAACTCGACCTGGTCCGCCACAACGCATTGCGCAACGGCCAGCCGCTCGCGCTGCTGCCCACCGAGTTCCGCCTGCTCGAATTCCTGATGCGCAACGCCGGCCAGGTGGTGACGCGGCAGATGATCTTCGAGCACGTGTGGGGCTTCCATTTCGATCCGGGCACCAACGTGATCGACGTCCATCTGGGCCGCCTGCGCCGCAAGATCGACGGCAACGGCCAGCCGCCGCTCATCCGCACGATGCGCGGCTCGGGGTACGTGCTTGCGCCCGCTGACTGACGCCTGGCGTTCGGCCACCTCGCGGCTGATCCTCATCTACGGGACGCTGTTCGCGGTCTGGTGCATCGTGCTGCTCGGCGTGGTGCAGTGGGAGTCCTCGCGCTACCTGTCGAACGTGGTCGACCAGATGCTGGCCGCGCGCATCCATTACCTGGAGAACACCGATCCCAGGCGCCTGGCCGACACCGTGGCCGCGGCCAGCGCCATCGACATCCAGGGCTTCATGTGGGTGGGCCTGTTCGACGCGCAGGGGCGCCGCATCGCCGGCAACATCAACGCGGTGCCCAAGGGCATGGCCGAGGACGGGACGGTCAGCCCCATCGAGGCCAGCCTGATCGACGCCGGGCACGGCAGCCAGACCCGCGCGCGCGGCATCGCCCGGCAGTTGCCGGACGGCCGGCGCCTGGTGGTGGCCAAGGAAAGCAACGTCATCGACGGACTCAGCGGGATCATCTGCCGCGGACTGCTGTGGGGACTGTCGTTGACCCTGCTGCCCGGCGTGCTCGGCGGCATCCTCATCGCGCGCGGCCCCGCGCGGCGCATCCGCGCCATCCAGCGCGCCATGGAACCCATCCGCCAGGGCGACCTCAGCGTGCGCCTGCCGGTGTCGCGCGGCGGCGACGAGGTGGA carries:
- a CDS encoding symmetrical bis(5'-nucleosyl)-tetraphosphatase, translating into MSVWAIGDLQGCYDITQRLLEKIRFDPAVDRLWFCGDLVNRGGQSLETLRLVHSLREHSVVVLGNHDLSLLAIGERSPDEQRKVNPDLQRIVLAEDRDELLTWLRMQKLLHADRELGWMMIHAGLAPKWTTTLAEKHAREVEQQLHGSGYRKLFRNMYGDRPAWSPGLTGYDRSRAIINLFTRARYCTPRGRIAIEEKGTPGTQAQGLYPWFEVPGRAERDLKIVCGHWSTLGLTITQGVHAIDTGAVWGGKLTALRLDGEDLQVVQVPGRPVEGPPPVPRARPPRRRPGPGRGAGAAAAAPPSPAQD
- a CDS encoding dihydrofolate reductase, coding for MSRRDAGLGTGDSEQAAVSAEADVGESRVPSPGSRLILIAALDRANAIGRDNDLPWRLPDDLKRFKALTLGKPVLMGRKTAQSLGRALPGRLNLVMTRSGQVPFEGMQAVASLQAAIAVAQASGAEELSVIGGGDIFALALPHADMLYLTHVDTLVERADAHFPAFDPAQWEVVARQAHAADARHALAFEFVDYRRRRGAP
- a CDS encoding thymidylate synthase, whose translation is MKAYLDLLRHVLEHGAEKSDRTGTGTRSVFGWQMRFDLNAGFPLVTTKKLHLRSIVHELLWFLKGETNIAYLKDNKVSIWDEWADAQGELGPVYGKQWRRWTGADGREIDQMQWLVDEIKRNPDSRRLVISAWNVAELPQMALMPCHSLFQFYVVDGKLSCQLYQRSGDIFLGVPFNIASYALLTHMVAQATGLGVGDFVHTLGDAHLYSNHFAQAREQLARTPRPLPTLRLNPDVTDLFAFTYDDIAIEGYEPHPAIKAPVAV
- the lgt gene encoding prolipoprotein diacylglyceryl transferase: MTYLHQIDPIAFSLGPVKVHWYGLMYLAAFASAWWLGRLRIRAGRLPGVDMEGFSDLLFYAMLGVVLGGRIGYMAFYALGDFLANPLLIFKVWDGGMSFHGGLIGVLVAAAWWSRKSRLHFFDTMDFVAPLVPLGLGFGRVGNFVGGELWGKFTGAGWGVIFPRAPLQDVADAPAMQSLMGAAQIQAQYASGALDRFARHPSQLYEAVLEGLVMFVALWAFSLRPRARYAVSGLFALLYGVFRFAVEFVRVPDAPIGYLAFHWLTMGQILSTPLILLGLFLLWRSRRAPVLQPAPVAAGNKA
- a CDS encoding TPM domain-containing protein, whose translation is MRLLRHLFAPAAHRLFPSASLERIGAAIADGERTHRGQVMFAVESALAPAAVLRGLAPRTRAEQAFAQLRTWDTEANNGVLIYLLLADHRIEIVADRGLQGRVDAAQWRQVCALIEADMRAGQPEQAVIAGVAAVSALLAAHFPAQPGQPERDELPNMPQLLD
- a CDS encoding YgcG family protein; this encodes MRDTTTRHRPARRGRHAWLGMLLALLPLLAWAQAAGEAPIPPLDTPVVDTTGTLQPTQRLQLEQQAVQLQQRKGSQLQVLVVASTAPETIEQYTQRVFDQWKIGRKGVDDGVLLVVAKDDRRVRIQPGYGLEGAIPDATANRIIQEYLVPRFRAGDYSGGIAEATAMLVKLIDGEPLPAPVSTHAAEARSGGKLPLGFFGGLFAAFVAQLLFARAPRPLRAGLAALAGGGVGLLLSLSLFVAALTGAIGLVLGLLSGVSSGRSVGGGGGWGGGGFGGGFGGFGGGGFGGGGGFGGGGGGWGGGGGSSGGGGASGSW
- a CDS encoding LemA family protein, translated to MRLLSRSLFLAAVVALLSGCGYNAIQQKDEAVKAGWSEVLNQYKRRADLIPNLVNTVKGYADQERQVLTDVTNARARVGQVQVNADDAASLQQFQQAQGQLSSALSRLLVVTENYPNLKSDQSFRDLQAQLEGTENRITVARGRYIQAVQDYNTYIRSFPQVITSKIFGYKEKPNFSVANEAQISEAPAVNFGGQPAQTAPQPQPQQAPQPAPAQ
- a CDS encoding TerC family protein, with protein sequence MAFEFLADPNTWLTLLTLSALEIVLGIDNLVFISIAVGKLPEAQRPAARKFGIAVACLTRIALLVSLAFLARMQGELFSVAGMGISVRDLVLIVGGLFLLVKGTMEIREMITGGEDADPTTSKASGVFWMVIAQIAVIDIVFSLDSVITAVGMAQHIPVMVAAVLLAVAVMLLAANPLGRFIDANPTVKMLALAFILMIGVVLILDGLDVHVPKPYIYAAMGFSVLVEWLNLLMRRRAAAHHVPGAGQW
- a CDS encoding diacylglycerol kinase, with translation MADQFGHLPRGPRRMLMALRWSYQGLRAAWLHESSFRLEVCLFVLLAPLALWLGDGPVQQALMIGSLLLVLAVELLNSAIEAVIERYGPEHHELAGRAKDMGSAAVLLMLANVLLCWGLILLPRVL
- a CDS encoding SGNH/GDSL hydrolase family protein, translated to MPRSPLRAALLATCLFLLGLQSALALTPTPAPKIPEQVSNPAWEEDMQRFAQADAAHPPKPGGVLFVGSSSIRFWTSLASDFPGVDTLNRGFGGSEIRDSTWYADRVVVPYRPRLIVFYAGDNDLNSGRSPQQLRDDFLAFVARVRRDLPGTRIAYLSIKPSPARAALLPQATEANALIRKAAAGLKRVDFIDVSTPMLGADGQPRAELFGPDHLHMNAAGYALWRDIVRPYLQRK
- a CDS encoding response regulator transcription factor, producing MPRALVIEDDEVTARDIVAELGAHGFTAVWIANGRDGLQHALADGYDIITLDRMLPGMDGIDVVSELRKRAVETPVLMISALSEVDERVRGLRAGGDDYLTKPFSPDELAARAEVLLRRRRNASATPETRLRVADLELDLVRHNALRNGQPLALLPTEFRLLEFLMRNAGQVVTRQMIFEHVWGFHFDPGTNVIDVHLGRLRRKIDGNGQPPLIRTMRGSGYVLAPAD